The following proteins come from a genomic window of Candidatus Zixiibacteriota bacterium:
- a CDS encoding purine-binding chemotaxis protein CheW encodes MMESQSPEREKRGGMYLTFKLAGEEYGLEILKVREIIGLIDITHVPGSAEYIRGVINLRGKVIPVVDLRNKFGMATAVDTDQTCIIVTEITIADSNVMIGIAVDAVSEVLDIKDKVIEDPPRFGGDLDTRFILGMARIRDQIKILLDIDMVLNTFEEDKMPKVEDETGVLN; translated from the coding sequence ATGATGGAGAGCCAATCTCCGGAGCGCGAAAAACGGGGCGGCATGTATCTGACTTTCAAACTGGCCGGAGAAGAATATGGTCTGGAAATCCTCAAGGTCCGGGAAATTATCGGGCTTATTGATATTACTCATGTCCCCGGATCGGCAGAATATATTCGCGGTGTCATCAATTTACGGGGTAAAGTCATTCCGGTGGTGGACCTGCGCAATAAATTCGGGATGGCAACGGCTGTGGATACCGATCAGACCTGTATTATTGTCACCGAAATAACCATTGCCGACAGCAATGTTATGATCGGCATCGCGGTTGATGCCGTTTCGGAAGTCCTTGATATTAAGGATAAAGTGATAGAGGATCCACCGCGTTTCGGAGGCGACCTCGACACCCGGTTTATACTCGGTATGGCGAGGATTAGGGATCAAATCAAGATTCTTCTGGATATCGATATGGTCCTGAATACCTTCGAAGAAGATAAAATGCCAAAGGTGGAAGACGAAACAGGAGTACTGAACTAA
- a CDS encoding DUF342 domain-containing protein, translating into MDNLREPEADTHLPAMEIKIADDKMTVFMSCPSAYVDNSSIYDEIVAAFKQAGIPRIPNLEQIQQSLKQIPETSEYIQDWPLLKGIPPVESVDGRLEWQGDYFHTGYQIDPVTNRIDFRQRAGNPNVEKGQLLVRVVRACPGKDGYDALGNKITVRRPREAELKGGPNVYWDPDQNGYVANSSGRVKLKGKTLDIDPVYFVPNGVGIESGNINHNGPVVIDGEVESEFKVEAAGDIEIRGLTYASDIVCGGNLTAKEGINSHPEKLLNVVGDIYAKYIQNANLSAGGNIIVNTEIFQCNLKTKGEVICKSGRIIGGEVLATKGITVGEAGSKGNVKTVLIAGLDKELKNKRNENCTEINRLKETVKKLDTVIRNLKANQHLLTNAQKETMTEIQFKISEGEIEIERLEEENRRMHEIILVNSRARIIILEVAHPGVNIRINESHYKIDHALAGPIVASLSPITGEVVLSSELENKDGEENESREH; encoded by the coding sequence ATGGACAACCTCAGAGAACCAGAAGCAGACACCCATCTTCCGGCGATGGAAATAAAGATCGCCGATGACAAGATGACAGTGTTTATGTCCTGTCCTTCAGCCTATGTGGACAACAGCAGTATATACGATGAAATTGTGGCCGCCTTCAAACAGGCCGGCATTCCCAGAATTCCCAATCTGGAACAGATCCAGCAATCACTCAAACAGATTCCGGAAACGAGCGAGTATATCCAGGACTGGCCCCTTTTAAAGGGAATACCCCCGGTTGAATCGGTTGATGGCCGGCTGGAATGGCAGGGAGATTATTTTCACACCGGTTATCAGATTGATCCGGTTACCAATAGAATAGATTTCCGGCAACGGGCGGGGAATCCCAATGTGGAGAAAGGTCAATTGCTGGTCCGGGTTGTCCGGGCCTGTCCCGGTAAGGATGGCTACGATGCTCTGGGTAACAAGATCACGGTCCGTCGTCCCCGCGAGGCCGAGCTTAAGGGCGGACCCAATGTTTACTGGGATCCGGATCAAAACGGATATGTCGCCAACAGTTCCGGACGGGTCAAGCTGAAAGGGAAGACGCTTGATATCGATCCTGTTTATTTCGTTCCCAACGGAGTCGGAATCGAGAGCGGCAATATCAATCATAATGGCCCGGTCGTGATCGACGGCGAGGTGGAGTCAGAGTTCAAGGTGGAGGCCGCCGGGGATATCGAGATAAGAGGTTTGACCTATGCCAGTGATATCGTCTGCGGCGGTAATCTGACGGCCAAAGAAGGTATTAACAGCCATCCCGAAAAATTACTCAATGTAGTCGGCGATATCTACGCCAAGTATATCCAGAATGCCAATCTGAGTGCGGGCGGCAATATAATCGTCAACACCGAGATTTTCCAATGCAATTTGAAAACCAAAGGGGAAGTAATCTGTAAAAGCGGTCGGATTATCGGGGGTGAGGTCCTGGCCACCAAAGGGATTACTGTCGGAGAAGCCGGTTCCAAAGGCAATGTGAAAACGGTTTTGATTGCCGGACTCGATAAGGAACTGAAAAATAAAAGGAATGAGAATTGCACCGAGATCAACCGTCTTAAGGAAACCGTTAAAAAGCTCGACACGGTGATTCGCAATTTGAAAGCCAATCAGCATCTGCTCACCAATGCCCAGAAAGAAACAATGACCGAGATACAGTTTAAGATATCAGAGGGCGAGATCGAAATCGAGCGGCTGGAAGAGGAAAATCGAAGAATGCATGAAATAATATTGGTTAACAGCCGGGCCCGGATAATCATACTCGAAGTAGCTCACCCGGGTGTGAATATTCGGATCAATGAATCCCACTATAAGATAGACCATGCTCTGGCCGGACCGATTGTCGCCAGTTTGAGTCCCATCACGGGCGAAGTGGTGTTGTCATCAGAATTGGAAAATAAAGATGGAGAGGAAAATGAAAGCAGAGAACATTAA
- a CDS encoding chemotaxis protein CheA has translation MNELEKQIQEVAKNLQWPVSDLESRVEHIATDLVMVDTDDLPALANLHENFLELIKSINDDTAVTSRVAANCADLVEKIVLSEVDSKAAAIELLNSAVTGLQAIIRDRRQPSEVVFPESLAPADLEEELNEPEVSQETVSEPEKSPAVILEKNKPVSKEPAPQTEAEPLIINLDGSDTSLLAEFITEAMEHCATAEQMLMDMETDPGNKSAIDAIFRSFHTIKGAAGFLELKPILVLAHESETLLDLARKGTVAVKGKIADIIFDSIDTMRTLLKGLEELLKSGGTYDGGEVIGAILGRLKDLLANIDRIEDYLQEEDVSNERLGDILVKQGTVAESDIEEALANKSRPEEKVGETLVKQGRVPAKAVAQALREQQRARHGNIVKEMVKIDTERLDRLVDTIGELVIAESMVGQDEEILAKASTKISKNISHLNKITRELQEMGMAMRLVPVQSAFQKLARAVRDLARKSDKQVNLILSGEDSEVDRSIVENIGDPLMHMVRNSIDHGLETAKDRLKAGKPEEGHLWIRAFHKGGNIYFEVEDDGRGLDTEKIVNKARERGLLPPNKELSEKEIFSLIMLPGFSTASQITNISGRGVGMDVVRKNIDAMRGHLEIESEKGQGTKFSMKLPLTLAIIDGMLVSVGCEKFIIPTLSVVESLQLTPDMISTVNSRNEMINIRGKMLPLNRVRDLFDIPSCDNENSDSTVVIVDDMENRIGLVVDKLLGQRQTVIKSLGRMFEKQKWISGGAILSDGNIGLIIDINGIVELARTVPSRRVSRIDISRMDGNNPAGNETSAVSTAPEEGVGTEEPVVEVMI, from the coding sequence ATGAATGAACTTGAAAAGCAGATTCAGGAAGTCGCCAAGAACTTGCAATGGCCGGTGAGCGATCTGGAATCCAGGGTAGAGCATATTGCCACGGATCTAGTGATGGTCGATACGGATGATCTGCCGGCGCTGGCCAATCTTCACGAAAATTTCCTCGAGCTGATAAAGTCCATAAACGATGATACGGCGGTGACCTCCAGGGTGGCGGCGAACTGCGCCGATCTCGTGGAAAAGATTGTATTAAGCGAGGTAGACAGCAAGGCGGCGGCGATAGAGTTGCTCAATAGCGCTGTGACCGGACTTCAGGCCATAATTCGCGATCGCCGGCAACCTTCCGAAGTCGTATTTCCGGAAAGCCTGGCTCCGGCCGATTTGGAAGAGGAACTGAATGAACCGGAGGTATCTCAGGAAACCGTTTCTGAACCCGAAAAATCGCCGGCTGTCATCCTTGAAAAGAATAAACCGGTATCAAAAGAACCCGCCCCGCAAACGGAGGCGGAACCTCTCATTATTAATCTTGATGGCAGTGACACCTCGCTTCTGGCCGAATTCATCACCGAGGCTATGGAACATTGCGCCACCGCCGAGCAGATGTTAATGGATATGGAAACCGATCCCGGAAATAAATCGGCTATCGATGCCATCTTCCGAAGTTTCCATACCATCAAGGGGGCCGCTGGATTTCTGGAACTCAAACCGATTCTGGTTCTGGCTCATGAATCGGAGACATTGCTTGATTTAGCCCGCAAAGGGACGGTGGCAGTCAAGGGCAAGATCGCCGATATCATTTTCGATTCCATCGACACCATGCGGACCCTGTTAAAGGGTCTGGAGGAGCTTCTTAAGAGCGGGGGGACATATGACGGTGGTGAAGTGATTGGTGCCATTCTGGGCCGTCTCAAGGATCTTCTGGCCAACATCGACCGGATCGAGGATTATCTTCAGGAGGAAGATGTTTCGAATGAGCGTCTGGGAGATATCCTGGTCAAACAGGGAACGGTGGCCGAGTCCGATATCGAGGAAGCTCTGGCCAACAAATCGAGGCCCGAGGAGAAAGTCGGCGAAACCCTGGTGAAACAGGGTAGAGTCCCGGCCAAGGCGGTAGCCCAGGCCCTGCGGGAACAGCAACGGGCGCGCCATGGCAATATCGTCAAGGAAATGGTAAAGATCGACACCGAGCGTCTTGATCGCCTGGTGGATACGATCGGAGAACTGGTCATCGCCGAGTCGATGGTGGGGCAGGATGAGGAAATCCTGGCCAAAGCCTCGACCAAAATTTCCAAGAATATTTCGCATTTGAATAAAATCACCCGGGAGTTGCAGGAGATGGGTATGGCCATGCGCCTGGTCCCGGTGCAGTCGGCCTTTCAGAAACTGGCCCGGGCCGTCCGCGATCTGGCCCGAAAATCCGATAAACAGGTCAACCTGATTCTGTCCGGTGAGGATTCCGAGGTCGATCGGAGTATTGTCGAAAACATCGGCGATCCGCTGATGCATATGGTCCGCAATTCAATCGACCATGGTCTCGAGACGGCCAAGGATCGTCTTAAGGCCGGGAAACCGGAAGAGGGGCATCTCTGGATCCGGGCTTTCCACAAGGGCGGGAATATTTATTTCGAGGTGGAGGATGACGGGCGCGGGCTGGACACCGAAAAAATTGTGAATAAAGCCCGCGAGCGCGGACTTCTTCCGCCCAATAAGGAATTATCCGAAAAGGAAATATTCAGCCTTATCATGCTCCCCGGATTTTCGACGGCGAGCCAGATTACCAATATATCCGGGCGAGGAGTGGGAATGGATGTGGTCAGGAAAAATATCGATGCCATGCGGGGCCACCTGGAAATTGAATCCGAAAAAGGACAGGGGACGAAGTTCTCCATGAAACTGCCGCTCACGCTGGCCATTATCGATGGTATGCTGGTCAGTGTCGGGTGTGAAAAATTCATTATTCCAACCCTTTCGGTGGTGGAATCGTTGCAGTTGACGCCGGATATGATCAGTACCGTCAACAGCCGTAACGAGATGATCAATATCAGGGGCAAAATGCTTCCCCTTAATCGGGTGCGGGACTTGTTCGATATTCCTTCATGCGATAATGAAAACAGTGACAGCACGGTTGTCATAGTTGATGATATGGAAAACCGAATCGGGCTGGTGGTCGATAAATTGCTCGGCCAGCGCCAGACGGTTATCAAGAGCCTGGGCCGGATGTTTGAGAAACAGAAGTGGATTTCGGGCGGGGCCATTCTGTCCGACGGGAATATCGGTTTGATCATAGATATCAACGGGATTGTGGAACTGGCCCGCACGGTGCCAAGCCGCCGCGTGTCAAGAATAGATATATCCCGAATGGATGGCAACAATCCGGCCGGGAATGAAACTTCGGCCGTCAGCACGGCCCCGGAAGAGGGGGTTGGGACGGAAGAGCCGGTAGTTGAGGTAATGATTTAA
- a CDS encoding purine-binding chemotaxis protein CheW, with protein METSDTAVREGDSRAGKYLTFRLANEEYGLEILKVREIIGLMEITGVPQTPSHIRGVINLRGKVIPVLDLRLKFGMDAAEDTDQTCIVVVEVTFGDQSVMTGVVVDAVSEVLDIDDEQIEDAPTFGGGVETDFILGIGKIKNEVKILLDIDKVLNTGDMAILNDMGESVEGKTMNVAELETAGV; from the coding sequence ATGGAGACTTCCGATACTGCTGTTCGGGAAGGTGACAGCCGGGCCGGTAAATACCTGACCTTCCGATTGGCCAACGAGGAATACGGACTTGAAATACTGAAAGTCCGCGAGATTATCGGCCTGATGGAGATCACCGGGGTGCCTCAGACACCGTCTCACATCCGCGGCGTTATCAATCTCCGGGGCAAGGTCATTCCGGTCCTGGATTTAAGGTTGAAATTCGGGATGGATGCGGCCGAAGATACCGACCAAACCTGTATCGTGGTGGTGGAAGTGACCTTCGGCGACCAGTCGGTGATGACCGGAGTGGTGGTCGATGCCGTTTCAGAAGTGCTTGATATCGATGATGAACAGATCGAGGATGCCCCGACCTTCGGGGGCGGCGTGGAAACCGATTTCATCCTGGGCATCGGCAAAATCAAGAATGAAGTCAAAATTCTTCTTGATATAGACAAGGTTCTTAATACCGGCGATATGGCCATACTGAACGACATGGGTGAAAGCGTCGAAGGCAAGACCATGAACGTGGCCGAACTTGAAACCGCCGGTGTTTAA
- a CDS encoding response regulator has translation MRVLVVDDSQIMRKIVTGALKKQNVNDIVEAANGQEAVDVVAKDGNISLILMDWNMPVMTGIDAVRKIRTGGSKTPIVMVTTESEKEKVIEAIKSGANDYLVKPFNPKDIQAKLEKFLPPSNG, from the coding sequence ATGCGGGTATTGGTAGTAGATGATTCTCAGATTATGAGAAAAATCGTCACTGGTGCTCTAAAGAAGCAGAACGTTAATGATATCGTCGAGGCCGCCAATGGTCAGGAAGCGGTTGATGTTGTGGCCAAGGATGGCAATATCTCTCTGATCCTGATGGACTGGAATATGCCGGTCATGACCGGAATAGACGCTGTCAGAAAAATACGAACCGGCGGGAGCAAAACCCCGATTGTCATGGTCACCACGGAATCCGAAAAGGAAAAGGTTATCGAAGCGATCAAGTCGGGGGCCAATGATTATCTGGTCAAGCCCTTTAACCCCAAGGATATTCAGGCCAAGCTGGAAAAATTCCTGCCGCCTTCCAACGGTTAA
- a CDS encoding chemotaxis protein CheX, with protein MKAENINPFITAVNELFENMLDCKLKMNKPGLVVQENGTPDIIGVIGMSGTAQGIVALRLPVRTALAMVGRMVGMEFRGVDSSIIDGVGELVNIIAGSAKGKFDGHAINLSLPTVVRGNICQLSNLQNAVFLDVPFESELGNFSLMVTFKPAVVPEKKEAIHAGIGSR; from the coding sequence ATGAAAGCAGAGAACATTAATCCATTTATTACGGCTGTTAACGAGTTGTTCGAAAATATGCTGGACTGCAAGCTCAAGATGAATAAGCCGGGTTTGGTTGTCCAGGAAAACGGGACCCCGGATATTATTGGAGTGATCGGAATGTCGGGGACGGCCCAGGGGATAGTTGCCCTGAGGCTCCCGGTGCGGACAGCTCTGGCCATGGTGGGGCGCATGGTCGGGATGGAATTCCGTGGCGTCGATTCATCGATTATCGATGGCGTTGGTGAACTGGTCAATATCATTGCCGGGAGTGCCAAAGGCAAGTTCGACGGTCATGCCATCAATCTCAGCCTGCCCACTGTTGTTCGTGGTAATATCTGTCAATTGAGTAATCTTCAGAACGCAGTCTTTCTGGACGTCCCATTTGAGAGCGAACTGGGCAATTTTTCACTGATGGTGACTTTCAAGCCAGCAGTTGTTCCGGAAAAAAAGGAGGCCATACATGCGGGTATTGGTAGTAGATGA